A region of the Vigna unguiculata cultivar IT97K-499-35 chromosome 9, ASM411807v1, whole genome shotgun sequence genome:
CACTAACACTGCATTAATCACATCACACTATTGATCACTTAATCAATCCTCAAGctttaaaaaatgaaggaaTAGCTTATTTGCATCGCCTAACTGAAGAAAAGATTGTGCATTCACAAGATAGAGTTCCCAACAAAGGACTTAGTAAAAGGTGCGAACCATGGGAAATTATAATCTAGTAGACTCGATCTATTCGAGTAAACTTATCACCAAGAGCttgtcaaagaaaaataaaaaatatagtgaaTGAGTCAACCTTTGTTGAAAGAAAATTAACTTAAACCTGCACATCAAGTACCTATACATTTGTAAGAGCTTGAAAACAAATACTCATAAAAGTTAAAGTTCTATTTAGTTTAAAACTACACAACAAACAACAATCTTGATGATGAAAACTAGGCCAAAAACAAATGCCAACCAGATGACAATGCACATTGATAAACAACAGTAGAACTGCATTGGCAATAGAATTACCCCAAAAGAGGGTCTGTAGTCAGCAGGAGCTCCTCCTTTGTCTCCTCCAAAGTCTCCACCAGGTCCTCGGGGACCTCCGCGATATCCGTCACGATCGCCGCCAAACCTCCGCTCGCCTTCAAAGCGAGGAGGACCCCTGTTCAAGAAAACAAAGATCATCCACATAACAACCAACTAGTAGAAAAAGTGATCTGTTGGATTGGGTTTTATAAGGTCATAACACTTCACTTAGTACCCCACTTATCCTATAAATGTATGGTTTATTGCTTTATACTATGATATTATTCAATCAATTGCAACAGTGATCTTCTTGACATACCTAGGGCGATCACCGGAGGGGCCACCAAAGGGTCTGCCAGGTGGCTTGGCCTGTTTCTTCAAAGTGGCAGGAACAATTTCGGAAGGAAGGTTAAGGTAGGTTCTGAGAAACTCGATGCCATCATTGGTGAGGAACCAGTAATAATGCATCCAAGCAAAGGTCTCTCTCACGTACTCACGGGACTTGAAACTTTGCATCAGCTTAATCACCTGCAAATTAGGCACATCAATCTCAGGGTGCTTCGCCAAATTGAAGTCCTTCTTCGCAAAGCAAACTCCCTCTGCACCATAAACAATCTCAGATTACTCAACGAGTTAAAACCCTAAAGAACAAAATTATTCGGGATCAACGCTGAGACACCTACCTTGGAAGAGGTATTTGCAGATCTCCTTACGGTTCTTCTCCGGAATGATCTGAACAAATAAAAACGCACGCAAACATAAGAATCAAATTCAACTGAATAACGAAAAAAGTATTAGCCGTAAATAATTCGAAGTCGTACCATGGTCAGAAGAGAAGGTGGAAGAGATACAATGGAGGCTCCGCCAACAATCCACAGAGTTATCTCTTGATTACCTTCTTTCTTCTCCGTAAACCCTAACTTTCCTTTTCATATTTGCATTATGGGCCTGTTCATGGGCCGCTTGCACACCCCTGTATGTTTCTCCCAGCatttgatgtgaaaaaaaataaaatcattttgtaaattttttttggtatattttgggaggcaaaaataatttttgaattgagtaatatgtaaataaaaaatgact
Encoded here:
- the LOC114163232 gene encoding 40S ribosomal protein S10-1-like; its protein translation is MIIPEKNRKEICKYLFQEGVCFAKKDFNLAKHPEIDVPNLQVIKLMQSFKSREYVRETFAWMHYYWFLTNDGIEFLRTYLNLPSEIVPATLKKQAKPPGRPFGGPSGDRPRGPPRFEGERRFGGDRDGYRGGPRGPGGDFGGDKGGAPADYRPSFGGPGGRPGFGRGSGGFGAPTSSNIP